TTAAAAGAAATAATTTGCCAGAAAACAAGGCTTCAATTCAGTCATGCCCTTTTTAAAGTGCTGAAATTGTAATTGTAAACCGAGTCCTATTTGTTTTGAGGTTAATGCTTGCTTTCATCATGGTAGGGTTCTTCTCAAAGAATCTTCCTAAAGAAATGAGGAAGGCTTATTCTTGTTTCAATTACTtgtttcaaatggttattggataatcatatgggtgatattggaatagtgtagattagatgggctttagattggttccactggtcggcgcaacgtcgagggccgaagggcctgtactgcactgttatGTTCTATCTTTTGTGGTCACTGCAATGAAATGAAACTTGACGGATGTCTGTTGTACCCCAGAGAGAATAATCGAGTTGTTTTAAGGGCTCTGAACTGCGCAGAAACCAAAATGAGTGACAAATAAAGTTGGCATTTTGAAAAGTGTTCACCAAAATTAAACACTGGTATTCTCCAACAGCTTCTGCCTTTCACTTCAGTTTGGGAAGGTGGCGGCGCAGTGGTGTTGTCactcgactagtaatccagagacccagggtaatgctctggggacccacggttcaaatcccaccatggcagatggggaaattttaattaaaaaaaaatcaggaattaaaagtctaatgatgaccatgaaactattgtcgattattataaaaacctgccttgttcattaatgtcctctcgggaaggaaatctgccatccttacctgccacagcaatgtggttgactcttcactaCGCTCTGAAAAAGGACAATTAGggctggacaacaaatgctgtccgagccagcgacactcacctcccataaatgaatttttaaaagtttgctttttaaaaagatataGTAGACTAAACTACGAAAATGTGATCAGTTAATGCGTTTCTTGGCAATCCCTCTGGTATGTAGCTCACTGTTACAACGATAGATAATGAACTCAAACATTTCCAAGTAGTTTCTTCAATAGTGAAGTTTGAGTTTGTGGGAGGTGTGGCTGTCTGGAGCCTTTTGGCACGAgtgtgaattttaaaaactccAGCTGTTGTGTGTTCAGGAGTAAACAGAAGCTGATTAATAGAAAGCTGCATTAAAGAACAACGGGAGTTAAGTAAGAAAGTAGCGATGGCCCAGAGTTGGAGGCTAATTGATAAAGGGTTGTGTGAGCTGAAAAACAGCGAAGGTCTTCCTATTTCATATTGTTTCACAGTAGCTTTGTAAATATACAACAAATTACGTTTGTTTCTCTACCTCAGGTATTCCAACAGATGAAGAGCAGTCAACTGGACTCGAGCGCAAGACATTGCAAGCTATGAAGAAAGGGATGGTATGTTTACTTGGATATTAAAACAAATAGGATGACACTACACCTGTATgacttcaattttaaaaacttacttgtgacattttGACTATTAAAACATGAACTAAATAATTTTTGCAAATGCAACATTTcccctacgcttcctgaagtcgatgactatctcctttgctttgctgacattgggggagagattattgtcatcacaccagttcaccagattctctagctTTTTCCTGTGCTCTgactcattatttgagatccgacccacaatggtggtgtcatcagcaaacttgaaaattgacttggaggggaatttggtcatagtcagtggtgtataaggagtatagtagagggctgaggacacagccttgtggggcaccggtgttaaaGATGATCATGCAAGAGGtggtgttgcctattcttactgactgCAGCCTGTAGGTTAGGAAGTCCAGGACCAGTTGCAGAGGatggagccaagccccaggccatcaaataatgatgttgaaggctgagctgtagtttatGAATAGGAGTTtgtcataggtgtctttgttatctaagtgttccagggttgagtgcagggccagggagatggtgtctgctgtgtatCTGTTGAGACAGTAGGCGAATTGTAGGGGATCCAGgcatccgggaggctggaatcgatttgtgccatgactaacctttcgaagcacttcataatgatggatgtcagagccaccagacgatagtcattaaggcacgctgcctggcttttctttggtaccgggatgatggtcatcttcttgaagcagatagggacctcagattgttgtaaagagaggttgaagatgcctgCGATCACCCCAGCCAGCTGGTTCACGTAGGATTTGactgctcatccaggtacctcaTCCGggtcagtcgctttctgtgggttgacttttgagaaggctgctctgacatctgcaatggtgatcccagatacaggttcatccagggcggagggcatgctctcactcttgctcttgctcaaaacggacgtagaatgcattgagctcatcagggaggggtgcgttggagccggcaattttacacgccttcatcttgtagcctgttatgtcttgcagaccttgccatagtctcaCTGTCTGTGCCAATTGCTAAGCGAAATGTGCAGTTAGTCCTGTTCCTTCCTCCGAGTGCTGCAATTCTTCTCCTTTTCAGATACTTTTCCAGTTCCCTTTGAaagttgaatttgcttccaccaccctttcattcCCAATCACTGCTTGCACacaggcattttttttttaacataatGATAACCAACGGCTTAAGTCTGTCCTTCCTGTTACCGACTCTTCTGCTGAAGGAAGCAGGTCAGAATTGTGAACGCCTCAGTTAAATTTTCTCTGTCCGAAGGAGAACGGCTCCAACTGCCTAGTCTATCCGTGTAATTGAAATCCTGCATCCCTGGAACATTCTAGCAAACCCCTTTTTCAACCTCAGAcagccttcctgaagtgtggggtTCAGTCCTCCAGCTGAGGTCCTACCAGTGAAAGGATTAGTGTAAAATTCCTTGATAATCTAGTAACATGTGAGTGAAAGCCCTGTTTTCAGTGTGACAGTGGACTAGGAGATTGCAAGTAGAGCCCTTTGATCGGTGTGACCAGTCTAGTATTTACCAAGTATTGTGTAAGTTTGAGACAATCGCACTATGCTATCGTTTTACTGTCCGGGCTTTCTCAGCTTGCTGGTGACAAAAAATAGCAAGTTGTTTATACTATTCCTGTAGATTTTAACATCATGATTACAATAGCCAGGATCCCCAAAGGAAATTCAAGCCTCTGCACTTTGCATTCTTACATTAAGCGTACATTGACAATGTGACACCCACCTAAGGCGGAGAACTCCAGCTTAAGCAATGTAGTGTGATTGGCTCAGCATGTAATGATACATTTCCCCTGGGGTAAGTAGGAGCTGAtgatgctgtaactgttctgagTTTGCAGTGAAGCCTCATGAAGGCATAGGATAACAGCAGCTGCTGAAAGCTTGCCTGGATTTCAAGCTTATGATGGACACTCTTTGAGAGAGTTGGGACCCTATGACAAGGTAGAATGGAAAATGGGCCATAACTCCAATCTCTATCTCTGTTATGtaatgacgtggagatgctggggtaggcacagtaagaagtctcacaactacaggttaaagtccaacaggtttatctggaatcacgagcttttggagcgctgctccttcatcaccaaacaaagctgttggactttaacctggtgttgtgacatgtCTATTATGTAACTTCATAACAATAAAGATCATTTTTGTTGCTCCAATTGCTTTTATTTGCCCTTCACTTTTTAAAGTATCTTTCATATTACATTTTTccacaggatccctacagtatCTTCAAACCCAAAGAGTATGCGGGTACCAAGGAGGATCCTCATGTTGTTCCTTCAATCACCGACAAGAGGCTTATTGGCTGCATTTGTAAGTTAGAGTATAGCTGATGCAATGTCCTTTCACTCTACAGCAGCCTAGTGTACTGGACCAGTGACTCAATGAGCAAGTTCAAATGCTGCTGTGGAAATTTATAGAATTGATACCAACACATGCAGTAACTTGTGAATTACCACCCAAATTACTGTGTCAGACAGGGGAAATGGGGCATGTTGTGCAaatctgggcagcacagtggttagcactgctgcctcacagcgccagggacttgggtttgattttgtccttgagtgactgtgtggagtttgtacgttctccccgtgtctgtgtgattttctccgggtgctctggattcctcccacactccaaagatgtgtgggttaggtggatttgccttgCTAAATGCCActttatgtcagggggattagcagggtaaatacatggtgttatggggatagagactgggcgggattgtggccagtgcagactcgatgggctgattggcctccttctgaactgtaggattctatgattctattgtgttTTAACCACTAATAGCGAATAATGACACTGTCGACTTTAAATGTTTAGACGCAATTTTCTTTATTTTGTAGCTACTTAGAAAATAGTCAACACCTGCAGTGAATAAACTAAATACTCACTATCCGTTAGTGAACTTGAGGCTGATTTCCATGTATACAAAACCTGGTTAGGGTTTTGCCACATGGCTGTCAGTCGTCTTCCAGATGTTGTCATTTTCTGTGAATGTTGGTCCTGGGTTTTCACTGAACACAAGCTCTTTGTGTTGGCATTCTTATACCCTAATAGTTGTTGACAACTGGCCAATGAATTGATCATCAGGTGGAGCCAGCAGAGGCTCTGGACCCTCCAGATCCCATCAGGTTTATGCCTTACTACACAGCCCACATTCCAATGCTCACATAAGGAAACACTGGCTCTTCAGCTCTTTGGTTGGGAACAAGCTGTGACGTGGTTAATACCTTGTGCCCTTTGATCGGTTTCAGGCTGACTTGGCCACaggaaatcccagcatgcttaaaacAAAACAACTTTGGCCTGaaatcaggtttgcttgattgaaaaTCTTTCAGCATATTGAAAGTTAAATCTCTGCAGACTATTCAGCCACAGGCTAATTCCCTAACAGCAAGGGGAAACTCCTACCACCCTTGTCCTATATGTCACACCAGTCATGAACGCGTTGCTTGTTGCTGCCCCTGGGACAGGACAGTAaatagataaaggcaaaatactgcggaggctggaatctgaaacaaaatcagagtgctggagaatctcagcaggtctgacggcatctgtggagagagtgctaacgtttcgagtttggatgatcctttgtcagagctcagtaAATAGTTACCTGCATCCCCAGAATAACTGCCAACAGTTTGCAGGGCCATTGAGCTGACTGctcaggtggccattcagcccatggctcTTGAGTTATAGCTGCCTCCTCAGACCCCaggctgtttgtgtgtggggggggagagaatgaaaatgcatttttaaaaacttatttaaTATTTCTTCCATTTAGCTGATTATCAAACAAATGCCTTAAGTATTAGTAGAGGTTTGATTTCCTCTTTGTTTTAATTACAGGTGAAGAGGATAACACTGCGATTGTTTGGTTCTGGCTTCATTCAGGGAATCCCCAGAGATGCCCATCCTGTGGATCTCACTATAAGCTGGAGCATCATGAGCTTCCTCACTAGCTCTGGGACAGTCACTATTGTGTCTCAAACATAATTTACTGCAAATCATATAAATATATTGATCTACTATTTTTGTTTCCAATTAAGATGTGCACTTTACAGAATAAACACCTATAATTACTTGCCTGTCATTACTGAATACTTTGTGCATTTGTATTATAAATTGAGGCAGTATTCAAAGACAAAGTTATTGACTTTCAGCTGGTGTTTAAGCAGGGTCCCTGTTACTGCACGATCTGATGGAACGTCCAGGAAGGTAGCATTTGAGTCTCACTACTTGCATGAGGGAGAGGATTAAGAAAATGTTATTGAGCCCTCACTGCCAGTTATTCTTTTCCCTCTGCACCTCTCAGAATGGGAAGCAAACAATCCCTGGGCAAAGATGCCAGCTTGCATTGTGTTTGGAAACGGGTATTTCCTAATAGCAGAAAGTGAGTTTGAGTACGTGGAGGGTCCATGCACATTCCGGTGCTATCTGTGAAAAACATTCAGCACAAACTAACTTCTCAGACGATACATAAGCAAGTGGAGAATAACCTCACTTACATCTGGAAACACAGCTGTTTAAAACACTACTTTCAACTCATTAAAAGAGGAAAATGGGACAAAACATCTGGGATCCCACAATGTCTAAATGTTTATATACATCTGTTAATCCATGAATGCGGTTTAATATATGAATGTATGCTGAATGCAGAAGTGCTTGACTAATTTCCTGATTGGTTTGACTATACTGTATCCCCCTCAGCAAGCTGCAGTTTAAATGATGTGATGTTAGTGTCACAATGCACAGTACTTGCAGATATGTACAATATGTCCTGTAGGTTTGACATCCTAGTGTAAGTTACCTCTGGGTGCAAAGCAGCATCTTGTATTtaaatacaaattaggagcaggagagacCCTTTTGGTCccccaagcctgctctgctatttaatacaatcatggctgatctgataatggACTCTACTTTCACTGTATTTTCCTATCTTTCCCTATACTCTGACTCTTGTCAATGACGCAGCCTCCAATGCTTTCTAGGGATGAAAATTTCAAGGAACTGTCACACGAGGGGAGTAAAATAGGTAGGGGTCTCCATTTTTAACTGCTGTCCACcagagagactagaaccagggggaaagcatcctttcagcatccaccctgtccagtgTCCTCAGTCTTGTTTCAGTAAGATTActtcaaaactccaatgaatacagggcAACCCTGTATAATCTTTTCACATTGgataaccccctcatccccaggaatcagttgtgaactttctctgaaccgcTGCATTTCTATCCTTATTAAGTaacagaccaaaactgcatgctgTGCTCCAGACGTGGTCTCAACCTGTACAATGGAGCAAACCATCCCTGTTTTTCAATACTCTCAGGTGACTGACCTTTGCAATTTCCtgtctacccaaactgattccacaTTCTGCCCTTCAGAATGAATGTCATCTCTCCCTTGTTTGATGTCACCCTTTTCCTAGCTTCCCACCTTGAAATGTCATGTCCTGCACCTGAATATTCAGGTCACAGCTTTGGCCACCTTGTAGTCCTGCCTCTGTGATGGCTATTGGGCTATACCTATTTCTACTTGAGCTGGcaactcatccattttgttttaaatgctgcacatttttagatacagagcctttaacTCTTATATTTGTGCTATTGTTTGCAAACTCTGGTCTTAACTGCTGCCACACTTAATTTATCTGCTCTGTCCCTTTCTGCCACACTCTGATTATCATTACCCCCTACACTATTACATAGTCCTTTCCTGTTAATTTAAAATGAATAATTTACCAGATCTCTCTCATGCTCACCCCACACACcctatatacacacacgcacgcactcgcacacacacttagttcaaagctccctctaccgCCCTAGTTATACAACTCATCAGAAGGTtggtcccagcacagttcaggtgCAGACTGTCCCAACGGTACAGCTCCCACATTACCCACGACTGGTGCTCATGAATCAAAACCTATTTCTCCCACACGTTTAACACTCATCTTCTTTCCCCTTCACCATATACTCGTGCCTCAGGTAGGAATCCAAAGATGATTACATTGTGGTTGTTTCTTTAACATTCCAATGAAGCAAGTGGATGCCTGTCACTATGAGCATGGTGAAGGAAGCATGCCATGTAGCATTGGATatctgattggatttattattgtcacatgtattaatatacagtgaaaagtattgtttcttgtgcgctatacagacaaagcataccgttcatagagaaggaaaagagagagtgcagaatgtagtgttacagcatagctagggtgtagagaaagatcaacttaatgcagagtaagtccattcaaaagtctgatagcagcagggaagaagctgttcttgaatcagttggtacatgtcctcaaacttttgtatcttttttcggatggaagaaggtggaagagagaatgtccagggtgtgcggGGTCCgtggaggcagtgggaagtgcagacagtgtcaatggatgggaggctggtttgaatgatgggccgagcttcgttcacgaccatttgtattttcttgcagtcttgggcagagcaggagccattccaagcagttacaaccagaaagaaagctttctatgctgcatctgtaaaaattgatgagagttatagattagtacttggaactatgatgttgctattacagagacttggttaagggaaggacagggcagcttaacattccaggatacagatgtttcaggtgggatagagggggatgtaaaaggggaggggggagttacactactggttaaggagaatatcacagctgtactccgggaggacacctcggagggctcatacagcgaggcaatatgagtAGAgctcacaatgttgggggtttaactataggccgcccaactgccagcgggagatagaggaacagatatgtaggcagattttggcaaggtgtaaaagtaacagggttgttgtgggagattttaacttccccccatattgactgggactcacttagtgctcggggcatggatggggcagagtttgtaaggaacatccaggagggcttcttgaaacagtatgtataaatccaactagggaaggggccatactggacctggtattggggaatgagcctggccaggtagtcgacgtttcagtaggggagcaattcgggaacagtgaccacaattcagtaagctttaaggtactgatggataaagaaaagtgtagtcttcaagttaaggtgctaacttaaggctaattacaacaatattagacaggaactgaagaatgtagattgggggcagatgttcgaGGGCGGATCaacatctggcacgtgggaggctttaaagtgtaagttgatagggattcaggaccagcacattcctgtaaggatgaaggataagtatggcaagttttgggaaccttggataacaagggatattgtgagcctagtcaaagagaaaaaggaagcagttGTCAAGGcttggaggctgggaacacacgaagcaagtgtggaatacaaggaaagtagaaagaaacttaagcaaggagtgagGAGGGCTACAAGGAGTCACAAaaaattggccagcaggattaaggaaaattccaaatctttttatacatatataaagagcaagagggtagctggggagagggttggcccactaaaggacgggagggaatctatgcgtggagccagaggaaatgggcgaggtattaaatgagtactttgtgtcagtattcaccaaagagaaggacttggtggatgatgagtctgggaaaggatgtgtagatagtttgagtcatgtgaggtcaaaaaggaggaggtattggggttcttgagaaacattaaggtagacaagtccccagggcctgatgggatatatcccagaatactgagagcggcaagggaggaaattgctggggccttgagagaaatctttgtatcctcactggctacaggggaggtcgtgatgtggaggtgccggcgttggactggggtaggcacagtaagaagtttgacaacaccaggttaaatcaaatattttgccaaataaacctgttggactttaacctggtgttatagagtcacagaatcatagagtcatagaggtttacagcatggaaacaggccctctggcccaacttgtccatgctgtcctttttttaaaaacccctaagctaatcccaattgcctgcatttggcccatatgcctctatacccatcgtacccatgtaactatctaaatgctttttaaaaatgtgttgtgagacttcttactgtacaggggaggtcccagaggattggagaatagccaatgttgttcctttgtttaagaagggtagcaagaataatccaggtaattacaggctggtgagccttacgtcagtggtagggaaattattggagaggattcttcgagacaggatttactcccacttggaaataagtggatgtctTAGTGAgaaacaacatggttttgtgaaggggaggtcatatctcattaacttgatcgagttttgcgaggaagtgacgaagatgattgatgagggtagggcagtggatgttgtttacatggacttcagtaaggcttttgacaacgtCCCtcttggcagactggtgcagaaggtgaagtcgcatgggatcagaggtgagctggcaaggtggatacagaactggctcggacAAAGAAtattcttcaggtaagcgttctccaaggccttcacgacacacgacagcgcagagtcactgagcagaaactgatagccaaggttcgcacacatgaggacggtctaaaccgggatgttggatttatgtcacattatcagtaacccccacagcttgactcctggacttgcacaatttcacaagctgtactgtctggagacaatacacatctctttaacctgtgttgaatgctccctccacccacattgtctgtgcatttaagacctggctggctgtagagatttgcattctaatcagtattctgtaatttgatttctgtgtctgtgccctgtttgagaacagagaccactccatctgacgaaggagcattgctccgaaagcttatggtatttgctaccaaataaacctgttggactttaacctggtgttgtgagacttcttactcggacaaagaagacagagggtagcagtggaagggtgtgcttctgaatggagggctatgacaagtggcgttcctcagggatcagtgctgggacctttgctgtttgtaatatatataaatgatttggaggaaaatgtaactggtttgattattaagtttgtggacgacacaaagtttggtggatttgcggatagcgatgaggaccatcagaggatacagcaggatatagataggtggaggcttgggcggagagatggcagatggaatttaatctggacaaatgtgaggtaatgcattttggaaggtctaatacagaaacaaaatatacagtaaatggcagaatccttaagagtattgataggcaaaaggatctgggtgttcagggacacaggtcactgaaagtggtaatgcaggtggagaaggtagtcaagaaggcatacggcatgcttgccttcatcagccgggtattgagtttaaaaattggcaaatcatgttgcagctttatagaacattagttaggctgcacttgggatatagtgttcaattctggtcgccacactaccagaaggatgtggaggctttggagagggtacagaaaagatttaccaggatgttgccttgtatggagggcattagctatgaggagaggttggagaaacttggtttgttctcactgggatgacggaggttgaggggcgacctgatagaagtctacaaggttatgaaaggcatggacagagtggatagtcagaagctttttcccagggtggaagagtcaattactagggggcacaggtttaaggtgcgaggggcaaggtttaaaggagatgtacgaggcagatgttttacacagagagtggtggatgcctggaactcgttgctgggggaggtagtggaagcagatacgatagtgagttttaaggggcatcttgacaaatacatgaataggatgggaatagagggatatggttcccagaagggtagggggttttagttcagtcgggcagcatggtcagtgcaggcttggagggccgaagggcctgttcctgtgctgtaattttctttgttcttcgtatcTAATTTATTACATTTCCAAAACATAATTGCTGCCGACATAATATTTAACATTTGTGAGATTTTCCTATGCATTAATTTTGTATTTTTCATATTTCCTTCACTTTGAGCTCTAAATAAAATGTTAATCCTGATGTTTggcaacataggaacaggagaaggctattcagcccatcgagcctgctctgctattcaatatgaaTATGGCTGACTGAACATTTCAATGTCTTTTACACCCACTGTCCCCATTTAATCAGaattctatcaatctctgctttaaacatacccaATGACAgagttccacagccctctggaatagagaattccaaagattcacgcaCCTCCACGTAACGAAATATCATCTCAGTCCAAGTGGCATACCCTTCTTATTAAATTGTACCCCCTGGCTCAAGACTCCCCAATCAAGGGAAACATCTGCTTGCATCTCTCCTATCCATTCTCTTAAATATTTCATAGGTTtcagagatcacctctcattccagAGAATACAGGCACAGTtttcccaacctctcttcataagacagtcctgtcatccccagaacaagtctggtaaaccttcgttgcactcctCTATAGCAGTAATATCCTATTAGGTAAGGGGACCAGgacagcacacagtactccaggaaaGGTCTAACCAAGCTCTTATACAATTGAATGGCTGCAGCACAAGTACTTGCGATACCCCACTAGCCACAGCAGCCAATGATGGAGAATGACCTATATCTACTCTCtattttaataagaacataagaccataagaaaaaggaacaggagtaggccattcagcccatcgagtctgatctgCTTTTCAAAGGACCATGGCTGGtccgacattcctcacatccacttttctgtcctttccctgtaacccttgattcccttattgatcaaaaatctatcaatctcagccttaaatacaaGCACTCTGCtccctgtggcaaggagttccaaagactcacaaccctctgagagaagaaatgcctcctcctctcagtcatgggcggcacggtagcatagtggttagcactgctgcttcacagctccagggtcccgggttcgattcccagctcgggtcactgtctgtgtggagtttgcacattctcctcgtgtctgcgtgggtttcctccgggtgctccggtttcctcccacagtccaaagatgtgcgggttaggttgatcggccatgctacaaatgtccccttagaatcctgggatgcgtggattagtgggtaaatatgtgggggtagggcctgggtgggattgtggtcggtgcagactcgatgggccaaatggcctctttctgcattgtagggattctatgatttct
Above is a genomic segment from Mustelus asterias chromosome 11, sMusAst1.hap1.1, whole genome shotgun sequence containing:
- the cox5b2 gene encoding cytochrome c oxidase subunit 5B2, whose amino-acid sequence is MAAVVRWRWLFRGLNRLAAPRMPAARVMTRPMASTGIPTDEEQSTGLERKTLQAMKKGMDPYSIFKPKEYAGTKEDPHVVPSITDKRLIGCICEEDNTAIVWFWLHSGNPQRCPSCGSHYKLEHHELPH